The Chamaesiphon minutus PCC 6605 DNA window TTATTGAAGAAGTTCGGCAATGTATCAACAAAATTGAAAAAAGACAATTTGACGTTGGTTTGAGAGTAAAAAAGCTCAAAGGTACGAGCAAAATTGTCTGGGAAGCCAGAATAAATCGAGATAGCCGCTTGCTGTTTACCTATAAACAGTCCAACCATCGCAACGGTCAAACTTGGAAATTCATCGCCATCGAAGCAGTGTGTAGAGAGCATGATGAAGTCAACCATCATGCCCAGATTATCGATCGAAATTGGTGGGAAGCAGAAGAAGTTAGAGTATTAGGGAACTTAGACCAAAAATTTCAGGAATTGAGTAGTGAAGACCAGGCGGAAATCCACTTATGGCAAGCAGCAGAAATAGAGATTCAAGCAGAATCGACAGATGAGCTGCTAGATAATACCAAGTGGTTAATTCTCGAACCAGAAATTATTGAATCAGAGCAAGCATGGCAAATGGCGATCGCCAGTGCAGCAGATTTACGGCTGCGATTGACACCAGATGAAAGTAAAGCGATCGATACCTATGGTAATATGCTGCTGTCTGGTAGTGCTGGGACTGGCAAAACTACAGTTGGATTGTATCGACTGGCTCGAACTCTGCAAATGAATCCAACTGCTAAGTGTCTTTATGTTGGTTACAATCCAATATTAGTGAAGGAGTCAAAAGAACAATTTAAGCAGCTATGGGGGGAGACATTTGAAGGTCTGCCACTCAAACCCGAATTCTTGACGATTAGAGATTTGTGTCTAAAAATCACGAAAGATCTTGGGGAAGAATTCAAGCATCATCTTGTCGGCTATCAATATTTTTACCAGCGTTATATCAAAAAGCCAGAAAGTAAGCAATATCCACCAGCTTTAGTGTGGGATGAAATCAGAAGTATTATCAAAGGTGCGAACTTAAAAGCGCAATCTGGATGTTATTTGCTAAGTCAAAAAGAATATGAAAATTTAGGAAAAAAAAGGTCTGGAGCGATTCGGGCTGGAGAACGTCATAAGATTTATAAATTAGCACAATGGTATCAAAACCGTATAGATCGCGAACAATTAGCTGATGAAATCGATCTAACAAGAACAGCTTTACGGCTGAGTAAAACTGCTCGATATCAACCTTATACATTAATTGTCTGCGATGAGATTCAAGACTTAACCGAGATTCAGATCGAGCTATTAATTAGATTACTAGTCCAAAATGGACAAATTTTGGGTGCTGGAGATATGAATCAAATGATTAGTCCGAGTGGCTTTCGATGGGAAGATTTAACAACCAGACTATATCAGCAAAATCGTCAATGGACTGAAAAAAGATTAGATTTTAACTTTCGTAGTACTGGTAAATTAGGAGCTTTTGCTGTCGAGCTGCTGAACCTAAAATTCAAACTACTCTCCGAATCACAATCCCAATCAGAAGCTCCAATTAACACCAGTGGAGAACTAGCTCGGTTAGTAGCAGCTTCCAGAAATGACCTCAAGCAAATTAAGCTCGGATCGGGGGATGCTATTTTAGTAAGAACCGAAGAACAAAAAGCCGAACTTCTTACAGATTTAACCACTAAATTAATTTTTACAATTGAGGAATCTAAAGGCTTAGAATTTGATACTGTTTACTTAGTTAACTTTTTTGAATATACTAACAGCTTAGAGTCTACGATCGCCAGTTCAACTAAACAGTTGACACGACAACAGCCACAGTTGCGGTTGGAGTTTAACCTTTTATATGTAGCTATTACCCGCGCTCGTTATATTCTCAACATCTGTGAACCAAAAATATCAGATCTGTGGAAACGTACTGAATTAGCAGAGAGTTTAATATCGATGAGTATCGCTGAAGCTTTTAGTCCAGCTCAAGCGATCGCCCCTCA harbors:
- a CDS encoding tetratricopeptide repeat protein: MNLDTVVREKVWKSLKSTDPSFIEEVRQCINKIEKRQFDVGLRVKKLKGTSKIVWEARINRDSRLLFTYKQSNHRNGQTWKFIAIEAVCREHDEVNHHAQIIDRNWWEAEEVRVLGNLDQKFQELSSEDQAEIHLWQAAEIEIQAESTDELLDNTKWLILEPEIIESEQAWQMAIASAADLRLRLTPDESKAIDTYGNMLLSGSAGTGKTTVGLYRLARTLQMNPTAKCLYVGYNPILVKESKEQFKQLWGETFEGLPLKPEFLTIRDLCLKITKDLGEEFKHHLVGYQYFYQRYIKKPESKQYPPALVWDEIRSIIKGANLKAQSGCYLLSQKEYENLGKKRSGAIRAGERHKIYKLAQWYQNRIDREQLADEIDLTRTALRLSKTARYQPYTLIVCDEIQDLTEIQIELLIRLLVQNGQILGAGDMNQMISPSGFRWEDLTTRLYQQNRQWTEKRLDFNFRSTGKLGAFAVELLNLKFKLLSESQSQSEAPINTSGELARLVAASRNDLKQIKLGSGDAILVRTEEQKAELLTDLTTKLIFTIEESKGLEFDTVYLVNFFEYTNSLESTIASSTKQLTRQQPQLRLEFNLLYVAITRARYILNICEPKISDLWKRTELAESLISMSIAEAFSPAQAIAPQDWYLKAIYYRDARLLPQALECATKSGDETLKQEIEVESLLLDLKYYEAAQLLLEIEKYSEAAEILEDLGDWQEAAQAWGWAGNRVRSLECEVKSLKDKNQLESAADKLIEIERYGEAAELLEAAECWDKAVEIWGKLGDEDGRNRCLLRSSINNCVAIEDRSGQNIEAINDYDSERVIEIDPQDAKAYFDRGTEKYRLGQNAEAIDDYSRAITIDPQYVGVYVGRGAAKYNLGQHREAIDDYSRAITLNPQAAEAYFGRGTAKYNLGQHREAIEDYSHAITLNPQDAFAYYNRGFAKHSLGQYQAAIDDYNCVIMINPQDIDAYFRRGAARHSLGQHQAAIDDYNFVIMINPQAAEAYVGRGTAKYNLGQHQAAIDDCNFAITLNPQATDAYNNRGLAKCSLGRDREAIDDYNFAITLNPQYAVAYYNRGLSKYNLGQSQAAIPDFIKATELFDRENQMVEYKRAIDIINFLNTRLK